AAAAGCCCACCGTCTCCTCTTGAAATCCTGAGATCCTTGTCAAGGTAAGTGGTCAAGAGCCAAGAGCTGGCTCGGTTTCCTGGAATCGGAAGCTTGAGAGGTGGCTGACCAGAGAGTGCCCGTGAAATGTTTGCTGCCACGTCTTGTAAAGGATTCAAAGATTGCTTCAGCAACGCAAGGCTAATCTGCTGCCCAAAGACACCCACACTCTCTGGGAGATCCACACTTGACTTGATCTCCGGAGGTTTAAGTGTACCTTCTTTGAAAGAAACCTGACATATACCAAACATTAAGACAAACAGATGATGTAAGTTTCGATTGACCGAgggaatataattttaaaaagcaaATTGTTAATGGTCAGTGATACAAGTCTAGTTACCTCAACTCTTGAAGGGCTTCGAACTTCAAATGAAGCAGTAGCACTGAATGAGAAGTCTGCAAATGGGCTAGAGAGTGTAGTGGAGTTGTCGATGGTGAGATTGTTTGAGTCTATTGACTGACTTATGCTTTTCACTTTCAACAAAGGTGTCGAACCCGCAGCTAGTAGAGGTATCAACTCAGAGAAAGCAGTGTACCTGTTTCATAAACCAAGAAGATCCACAAAATTGAAACAACATTATAATGAGAACTCTTCCTGGATCATTATCAATTACTTAGCTTCATCAAAGATTCACAATGTCTCATTCTCAATTAGGGGAGGATCAGATTATAGTGTTGCAATTCTCAACGACAACAACACAGGATCATTGGAGTAAAGGGACTTACAGCAAAAACCAGTTGCCGTCGAGAAGCTCCGGATTCTCTAAGGGAGCCGGAGTAGGATTTAGAGCTTCCAACTGATTCACGAGCTCCAAAACCTCCGCACGAACTTCTGAACCAGCCCGGAACCCTAATTCAGTTCCGTAAACCGTATCCGCCAAACACCTTTTCAGCTCCCAAGTATTGTCGTCGGACACCGCACTTCCATTTCCGGCGTCGGCTTCAGCTCCTCCGACAATTTCCTCCTCCCACTCGTCCTCGTTCCTCGGAGGATCCGAATCCGCAAATCGGGAACCCGATTCCTCGATTTCGGGTCCGGATTTCTCGCCCCATTCGTCCGTAATCACATTCACGGACACAATATCTGGCTGAGATTGGGGCGGCTCATTTGCATTTACCGCTTTCTCACCCCATTCATCTGTAACACCAGACGAATCTAAATCAGTGTTAGATTCGGATTCCGAGGGCAGAGAAGATCGGATTTTAGAAAACCGGAGTGGTCTGGGTCGATgaccaaaagagaaagagagagaattggGTTTAAGGGAGACAGAAGGAGAAAAGCTCGTGTTTGGGTTTACGGATGAAACAAAGAGAAGTGAAGAACGAGCGGTGGTGGTGAAAAGCGTAGCCATGGCCGATCTCTGTGTGTTTTTGAGCTTTGTGAAGAAAATTTCGGACAAACAAGATTGATTACTGAAGTCTTACAAATCACACGAAATTTAGATGACCccggaaaaaaagaaaaatttaaactttttttttttaatatcgtGGGCTCATCACCGAAATAAATGGGCCTAATATATGACCCAGGCCCATTATAACGATTGGTATTCGTCTCTTTCCCCTTATCCGCGTAATACTTTTTTATAGTCTGAGGAGAGTTTGAAACATCATCAGCTATGGCTGCTTTTGCTTCTTGTACTGCTTCTGGTTTGACTTCTACAATCTTCTACTCTCCTTCCTTAAACACTATCACCGGCCAAGCTTCCCTCTTTTCTCCGGCTCATCATCGTTCGTCGACTCGCGTTTTCAGGGGAATTCAAAACCTCCGACACCGCGGCTTCCGGCGATTCTCTCAGAATGTTACCGCCGATCGGTTCAATAGCTTCTCGTGTAACTGCTTATCCGCCGTATCCACTAGCACAATCGATTACGAGGTCAGTTTCCTGCATTCACGTCTCGTTTTGTATCCCAGATTCACTAGTTGCTGGTGTATAATGATGGTCTTTATACCACGATCATGTGCTTATTGAACATTTCTGTAGAATTTAGGAGAGTGGAATAGAATCGATTTTGAGAGTAGAATAATATGATGTGCAGTTCACGGATGGTGGCAAAGAAGTGGAGTTAAGATTGAGGTTGAAGACAGGTGAGATACTTTCACCAAAGGATATATCCGTAGACGCTGATGGAACATCTTTAGCAGTTAAAGAAAAGCGGAACGGGTTGCTGATTACACTTCTAGAGACTAACCAGCTCTTTGACAAGATTATGCCCTCTGAAACAATATGGTTAGCTAGAGCTTACGCCTAAATCTTTcgttacatgttttgttttttctttgtaccGTGTGAAAGATTTCCTTGAGGGCTgaagtttttgtgtgtttttatccAGAACAGGTACATAGACGAAGATCAGTTGGTTGTGAATATGAAAAAGGTGGATGGGGAATTGAAGTGGCCTGATATTGTTGAATCCTGGGAGTCTTTGACTGCAGGAATGATGCAACTTCTTAAAGGTGCATCAATTTACATAGTGGGAGATTCAACTGAAATCAACCAAAAAGTGTCTCGGGAGCTAGCTGTTGGCCTTGGGTATGAAATTCAGATTCCTCCCTGTCATTCAAGAGCTCAGTATGAATACTATTTGTGACATACTTTTGAGAGTCTTATACAGTTGATATGATCTTGCAGGTACAGTCCTTTAGACTCAAAGGAGTTGCTGGAAAGCTTTTCCAAGAAAACAATCGATTCTTGTGAGTCTGCTTTTGGAACATGATCATCGTCTAACAAAAAATCTTCCTGACTTCTCAACTTCTCAAGACCCTTTATTTTTCACCATTCTAGGGATTCTTGCAGAAGGGCCGGATTCTGTAGCTGAAGCAGAGAGTTCAGTGTTGGAAAGCTTGAGCAGGTAAAAAGTCATATCTAGTGTTCAATCTGTTTTCAGTTACTATATTCAAGATTGGCTACCAATCTTACATGGCTTTGCTTTGCAGCCATGTGCGTACTGTTGTCTCAACTTTGGGAGGTAAACATGGAGCTGCGGGGAGAGCTGATCAGTGGAGACATCTTTACTCCGGATTTACTGTTTGGGTATCACAGACTGAAGCCACAGGTTACTTCTCTCCACATCCATTTAGAAGTAACCCTTGCAAACAGAACAATAATAATTTCTTACACATCCAAAATTGGTGCTGAATGCAGATGAAGAATCAGCTAAAGAAGAAGCGAGGAGAAACAAGCAAGAGAGAGAAATTGGGTATTCAAATGCAGACGTGGTGGTGAAGCTCCAAGGTTGGGATCCGACACATGCCAAGAGCGTGGCTCAAGCTTCATTGAGTGCACTTAAGCAACTGATCATCTCAGACAAGGGACTTCCAGGTAATAAACAGAGAGAAACCCATTTGTAAATTGATGGTTTAATCTGGTAAACGTTATGGTATTAAATGTGtcgtttgtgttatttaagGTAAGAAGAGCTTGTACATACGCTTGGGGTGCCGTGGCGATTGGCCCAATATAAAGCCTCCGGGATGGGATCCGTCGTCTGACACCGGAGCTCATCCACAGTTTACATAAACAGTTTCAAAACCTGCTTCTTTGTACTCTCTTACAACAGATGCTCTTCTTTAAGAATCTCCCATTTTGTTATTACTGGCGCCGTTGTTTCGTCTGTATATTTAACTGTAAAAAGAAGTTGTTTATTGGATGATTTGAGACTAAACTTCCAGCTGATGAATAAAAGACCCTTTCAAAGAACCACGGCTGATGTTGATCAATAAAAGACTCTTTGattcaaaataagaaatagCAGGACAATGTAGAAAAGTTTCACCAAGAGTAATTATAAGAATACTAGTAAGTTCCTAAAGAGCAAGTCAAGGTTTGACTTGATCTAATTATTAAAGGTTTCACGACAGCAAAGAGAAGTCGACACATTCATTACTCTAACCCAAACTCCTTTGAAGACCTGCTATGGTGGATTTCAGCAGATCATCATCTCCTACAATCACCCGCAGCTTCTTATAAAATCCAATTCTCGATATCTTCTTCTCCTGAACAGGACATACAGAATTCAGCTAAACAATATGATAATCTTGACAGATGGGTATAAGAAACAGTTTAAAAACTTTACCCTCAGTTCCTGGTAGCCAGCAATAATCAAGTCCATGTCTTTCTGGGCAATTTTGCTTGAGATTGCATTGAATAGCAAAGGGAAAGGCATCAGGGAAGATCTGGGCCTTCGACTGCTGGAACTGATACTATTCTTTTCGCTCCCTGAAGATACCCTTCCTAGCTCCTGCTTAATACAAACAAGCCACATTACTGGTTTGTGTCCCAATCAAATATACAATCTGACTGCTTGAGAACGAGAATATACTTAGGTAAAACCAAACTTACATTCGAGGGAGAACCTTTGGGTCCTTCCAAGGT
The Camelina sativa cultivar DH55 chromosome 6, Cs, whole genome shotgun sequence genome window above contains:
- the LOC104792309 gene encoding probable inactive shikimate kinase like 2, chloroplastic, which codes for MAAFASCTASGLTSTIFYSPSLNTITGQASLFSPAHHRSSTRVFRGIQNLRHRGFRRFSQNVTADRFNSFSCNCLSAVSTSTIDYEFTDGGKEVELRLRLKTGEILSPKDISVDADGTSLAVKEKRNGLLITLLETNQLFDKIMPSETIWYIDEDQLVVNMKKVDGELKWPDIVESWESLTAGMMQLLKGASIYIVGDSTEINQKVSRELAVGLGYSPLDSKELLESFSKKTIDSWILAEGPDSVAEAESSVLESLSSHVRTVVSTLGGKHGAAGRADQWRHLYSGFTVWVSQTEATDEESAKEEARRNKQEREIGYSNADVVVKLQGWDPTHAKSVAQASLSALKQLIISDKGLPGKKSLYIRLGCRGDWPNIKPPGWDPSSDTGAHPQFT
- the LOC104792305 gene encoding probable plastid-lipid-associated protein 3, chloroplastic encodes the protein MATLFTTTARSSLLFVSSVNPNTSFSPSVSLKPNSLSFSFGHRPRPLRFSKIRSSLPSESESNTDLDSSGVTDEWGEKAVNANEPPQSQPDIVSVNVITDEWGEKSGPEIEESGSRFADSDPPRNEDEWEEEIVGGAEADAGNGSAVSDDNTWELKRCLADTVYGTELGFRAGSEVRAEVLELVNQLEALNPTPAPLENPELLDGNWFLLYTAFSELIPLLAAGSTPLLKVKSISQSIDSNNLTIDNSTTLSSPFADFSFSATASFEVRSPSRVEVSFKEGTLKPPEIKSSVDLPESVGVFGQQISLALLKQSLNPLQDVAANISRALSGQPPLKLPIPGNRASSWLLTTYLDKDLRISRGDGGLFVLAREGSSLLEF